AGACACAGCAGAATATGTAAATAAGAGCAACTATATTGTGAATTTGGCTGTATTTATATGTAATCACAGAGACAAGGACGGGTCAGAACAGAGGTTTAAAGGACAGTCTCGGCCGTCAAAGTTGCACAGTTTGCCTGTTAATCCGTGCACTTGGTTAATTAATCCATGCGCACACTTTGCCAACATGTGCAAACAAGGCTGCATCTTTATCATTTGGCTCATCTTCATTTGCAGCAGTACATTAGTGGAATGAAATCACTACCTTGTCCTTTATGTGACCCCAGacccacctacacacacacacacacacacacagggtgtgTTCAGTCTGCCTGCATGTAAGCTgagtgagacagacaaagaaCCCCATTATTTAAGTGACAATCAAGTACAGCCTGTTTTATATGAATCGTCTCTTCTTCTGTCAGATATTAATTTCGCTCTGAGGAAGATCGTGTGTCTGCTGAAGCCTACCAAAGAGATCAAGCATGATCCAGCCTCAGGGGCCATGAAGATCCGCACTCTCACCACCTTCAAAAACTTCGACATGGATTTCACTATCGGACAAGAGTTTACTGAAGACCTGGGGCCGGTGGACGGTCGAActtgtcaggtgtgtgtgtgtgtgtgtgtttttgttttcctgaaTAAGCATGCTGACTTGTTTAGATGCTTGATGTTACAGTGAATATTAAGTATAACTTGTTATACaagtttgctttgtgtgtgttgtcattgAGGACTAATTTGGAATGTCTGAGAGAAGTCGGCCTCCCTACTGCTGTGATTTTGTGTTGTAACCACCAACCCCCCTGCTGTTCAAATCCCAGCTTCAGCCTACAGTGAgtgatgtgtgtgagagagaatagTCTTCAGCTAACAAATCCATTCAGAAACTAGTGAATAAATCAGGATAAGCGACATtatgaacacaaaacaaaagcaaacggaagcaaaatataagaaaaaccGAGGCTCGAGTCCAAGGGGGGGGGGTTTGAACTCCTGGTCACCCTTTTGCATTGCACAAAGGCTCTTGTGCTCTCCGTGTGATTGAATGTGAGGGCTACTTTACATGCTAATTgcacacagtaacacagcatCTCTGTGCTTTATGCAGACTACAGTGAGCTGGGAAGGGGACAAGCTGGTTTGTGTACAGCGAGGCGAGAAAGAAGGACGGGGCTGGACGCACTGGCTGGAGGGCGACAAGCTGCATCTGGTAAGGATGTATGGAGTGGAAACAAGGGAGGTAAAGGCCGAGGGAGGATTGGAGCAGGATATGGAACAAGGAAAAGAACATACAAGGAAAAAAGATGCTTAAATTGATACGCATGCTAAATTagggagaacatgcaaataAGACATCCTGTTGAACTGCAATGTGTTTATGGGAAGAAGTTCTCTACTGAAAGAGGTTTGTGGAGATTTGTGCATGtctgagaggggaaaaaagcaggACCTAACAAAGGAAGGCAAACACAAAAGAAGGCAGAAGATTCTTGAATGCACGTCTTATTAAAGTGCAACAATAACTCAAGAGCACAAGGGAGGAGTGGACTCTCATTTTAGTTGTAAAAGAGTTTAAGCGTATAGATTATTTGTCAATGCTGATTAAGATATCAGCATTGTTCCACTAAACAGCTTTCACAGGATTTCTAATACCCCCTGAAAACAGCGCGTTGTTGATGGCGTGTCCAAATTCATGGGAGAATTGGGAAAGAAATGCCAGCGAGGATCAGGCTTTAAAATGGTGGATTTGGGAGGTTACATAAAGCAGGAGAAGGGAGCAGCGAGGGACTAATGAAGAGCGAGTgagtggggggtggggtgggggtgtggggggtgAGAAAGGGGGGAGTGGGCTGCAAAAGAAAGGAGATAAGTAGATGGTGAAAGAGCGGAAGACGGATTACAGGGTCAGAGGatgaggtggagggggggtgggtTTTGGATACAGTCCCAGGTTTGTGTATCAGTCATTTAACTCTCCTTTGATGTGCCAGACTGTCTTATTGAATTTCACTATTAATTCacacccctcccccctcttctccttcttcttctcctgcccCCTACTCTCATTggtctgtcttcctctctgcaggaGATGAGAGTTCAAGACGTGATTGCCAAGCAAGTCTTCAAGAAGGCTGATTGAAGACTGGAAATGAGTTTTAGTGAATAACTTCAATTTATTCTTAATAGAAAATAGTAAAGGGCTCGGTACAAGAATCTGAATGTttgtagctttttaaaaattataatcaACAATACTTTGAAATATTACAGTACGACTAAATATCTGTGAACATACTGTTGTGTACATGCTCTTGTATCTGTCTGATGGTGCTAATGGTGACAagctgagaggagagagcagcaCAGTAGGATGACTTGTGTAAACATTCCCTACATACTTTCTCATATTGCACTATCTATCTTCACCATGTTATAAACAAATCATAAATCTGGTGGGCTTCACTGTTGCATCATTAATACATTGCTTGTCATCCAAGTTTTGGCATGTtagcagcctgtgtgtgtgtgtgtgtgtgtgtgtgtgtgtgtgtgtgtgtgtgtgtgtgtgtgtgtgtgtgttgtgtgtgtgtgtgttgctgttccAGAATATCTAAAAGTTTTATATACGTGATAGCTGATATAAATACAGAAATTCAAATGGTTACATTATGATGCacttaaaaaggaaatatctatatatctatatctatttatatattaatctacaatagagctgcaacaattagttgttCAGGCGatctacagaaaattaaatggCAAGTATTTAaataacaactttattgtttttagtccattttcaaacaaaattgCCCCAAAATTTtatggttccagtttctcaaatgtgaaatcTTCTACCATCAAATGTGCTATCTTGTCTTACATGTTAGTAAGACAAGTTGGGTTTTGGAtggttggtcagacaaaacaaaagaagacatttgatgacatgaCCTTCGGCTGAAGGAAATTGTGACGGacaattttcactattttctgacgtttCATAGACCCAGCAGTTGATCGATGAATCGAagaaataatcagcagaataatgaataatgaaaataatcgttggCTGGAGTTGaaacaatataatttaaataagaTAACATTTAAAGTATaatacaaagacaaagacatagtttaatgaaattttaatgattttatacTTCTCTTACTGTCAACAAGTCCTATGAAAAAACCCAAAACCAACAGCTCTATAACTGGTCCCTATTGAAGATGCACACGtcacaaacatgaatgtgtgtaataaATGGCATGGCTAAAAAAAGCTCAGTGCtatcctaaaacagctgggcattGTAGGTTTTAGCAAATTAGCTAAAACTCAGCTAAAAATTAGCAGTTACCCAAACAAGAGTAAATGgtacatttgttggggactattttctgcTGCGGAGTAATACACATTTACAGCAGGAGAGGGTGTAAGATACGGTTCTCAAGTAACCCAGTGCAACAGTATGGGGTCATTGATGTGTTGTCAATGGtgtttggacaacagtggagctctatggcacagaggaataagctacaTCAGGGTTTAGATACACAGATAATATGGGATTtattgacagtaagaaaaatacaaaatatcacaAGACTTCTCCTTTAATGGAGACATCACTGAGCTGTGGCTAAAGACCACTGACTGTTGTCTTCACTGAAGCAATGAAGACTATTTCACATCAATGAGAATAACTTAAGTAAAGAGCTGCACTGGTATTTTCTTTAAGCACTTAGGATGTCtgtaaatatgataaatattgtCATCAATAACCTGATATCGGGGTTTGTAGCTGGTAGCTCGATTGTGAAGACACAGTAACGGTCACATCACTTGAGCTGAGTTTCTCATTAATGTCCTGCAGGGGGCAGTAAACCATCAGCTACCTTCAACTCTGTCAGAAGTCAAATATGCTTTCGACATAAATGGGTACATGTtaaaattgtacaaaaaaaGTGGGGGTTGGGGTCCAGGGATCCACTGAGCATCATAAATATATTGCTACAACAAAATGCACTCATGTTATGTTCCACACCACTCGTCCTCCTGCGGCTCTGAGTGGGTCCTGGTGTAGTTGCTGGTGCAGTGTCCAGGACTTCCATTGGTGTGATTGGACCCAGCGAAGGAAACTGAAGCCTTGAGTGGTGTTATGGGAAGGCTGTTGCATATGCTGTCTTGTGTGCTGCAGGAAACCTCAATATCATCTGAGGAGGATAATGAAATCAATAGAGTCAATGTGACCATCCTTCAAACTAATGTTACACCAATGCTGTGTAACAACATACTTTGCACTTAGTGAAGCAGGATTTATTACCATCTTAATGGGGCAGAAAGCACTTATGAGCATGGGAAAATGAAAGTAGTCTAATGCAGGAGGAAAGAATACACTTCTCATTCTGTCATACAAATGGATGGCAAATCAAAGGAAAAGCCCGCATAAAGTGTCTTTATGAGGTGTTGAACCACCTGGAGCCACCAGAACGGCTTTAGTGCATCTCTGGATCTCTGCTGGAGGAATGAATGCtgttcttccaaaagatatcccctcatttggtgttttaatgatGTTGAACACATTGGTTTAGAATTGATGAATAGCTGGGCTGAGATGTGGTGAAGACCATAGCTTATGATTCTTGTGATTTTCATACTGATCAAACCTTTTATTGACTCCACATGCTCTATATGGAAGCATCtacatttgttatgtttctctgCTTGTTTATTGAGGCTTTTTCTTCAATTTGCCACCTATCTCTACATCCTCTTGCTCAGTAAAAGTCCATGCAAAATTGTAACAATGGCAGCAGAAGACATAGTAtatgcatttatgtgttttcctcttaaaggatgggttcacagtttttcaagtctgtctttaaacaacagtcaagtgtccatatgaacactaaaaacgttttcttctctgtaatcattcctcctgttcatactggctgttaaaatatccccttcaaatgtgctttcaatgtaagtgatggggacaaaatccaaagtgtgtccacacagtcattttgtgcaagaaaaagtatttaaaagtttatctgaaacttatatgaggcttcagcagtctgagttagtcatatcaagtggatatctgccacatttacagt
The sequence above is drawn from the Thunnus maccoyii chromosome 10, fThuMac1.1, whole genome shotgun sequence genome and encodes:
- the rbp5 gene encoding retinol-binding protein 5 isoform X2, with translation MNLPLHVVLLKNTALSPNINFALRKIVCLLKPTKEIKHDPASGAMKIRTLTTFKNFDMDFTIGQEFTEDLGPVDGRTCQTTVSWEGDKLVCVQRGEKEGRGWTHWLEGDKLHLEMRVQDVIAKQVFKKAD
- the rbp5 gene encoding retinol-binding protein 5 isoform X1; translation: MSKPNYSGTFNMVEQENMDSYLAALDINFALRKIVCLLKPTKEIKHDPASGAMKIRTLTTFKNFDMDFTIGQEFTEDLGPVDGRTCQTTVSWEGDKLVCVQRGEKEGRGWTHWLEGDKLHLEMRVQDVIAKQVFKKAD